The Deinococcus hopiensis KR-140 sequence CGCGCTGGCCCTGCTCACTGCGTCTGAGCCCGGACAGCAGCCGCGTCTGCTCGGCGCGGCGGTCGCGCAACTCTGTCAGTTTGTCCAGTCGCTCGCGTTGCAGCGCTTCCAGATTGGCCGTTTCCTGCGCCTGCTGGGTGCGCTGCCGGGTCAGCGTCTGCACCTCGCTCCGTAGGGTCCGCGTGACCTCCACGTTGTACTGCCCGGCGCGGTTGACGTACTTCAGGCGAATCAGGAGGTCCGACAGGCTGCGCGACTGAGACAGCAGCTGCAGGTAACGCCCGCTGCGCTCGCGGTACAGGGCGCTCAGGAGTTGCCGCAGGTCACCCTGCAGCCGGTTGACCCGCACCTGCGTGACCCGCCGCTGGGCGGAGGTGCCCTCCAGTTGCGCTTGAGCGAGCTGCACCCGCTCGGCCAGGGTCGCCGTCTCGTTTTCCAGGTCTGCGACGGAGGTGGACAGCGTGTTGAGCCGCGCCAGCGTCTGCCGCTGCTGACTGGAAAGATTCTTGATGTTCTTCTGCAGGCGTTCGAGGTCCTGCCGCTGCTGCCGGACCTGCTGCCGCTGCTCCTGAAGCTGGCGTTGCAGGGCCTTCAGGCGGGCGCTGGTCAGCGGTCCGCCGTTTGACGCAGCGGCCTTTTGCGGCGCCTTCTGGGCCGTGGATGCCGCCGGAATTTGCGCCCAGCCTTCACCCGTTCCGGTCAGCAGGGCCGCCGAGAGCAGTAGCTTGCGTCGCAGGGTCACTCCAGGCTGGATCACTCCAGCTCCCGCAGGTAGCGGCGCGAGGCGAACAGGCTGCCGATCAGCCCCATCAAGACGCCCAGCAGACCGACACCGCCCAGGATGGGCACAAGGCTTTGCAAGTCCCGCACCACCGGAAAGACCGGCGCGAACAGCCGCACCCGCGATGACAGTTCCAGGTACGTCGGTGTGAGCAGCGCCAGGGCCAACACCGAGGCCGATAGCCCCAGCAGCACACCCTCGATCACATGCGGCATGCGGATAAAGCCCCGTGTGGCCCCGAGGAGGCGCATCACGCTGATCTCGCTGCGCCGCGCGTACATGGCGACGCGCACCGCGTTGAGGATGTTGAACAGGGTGCCCAGCAGCAGCAGCCCTACCAGCGCGTAGGCCGCGCCTCGCACAGCCGTCAGCGTGCGCACGGTCTGGTCCACGTATCCGGCTCCGTACTCCACGTCGTCCACGCCCGCCAGGGTGGACACGGCGGCGGCCACGGTGCGCGAGTCCTCCACCCGGCCCACCCGCATCCGCAGCGTGTCGGGAAAAGGGTTGCCCGCGAGCTGCGCCGCCTCGCGCACGTAGGGGTAGTCCCGCGTCATCTCGTCGAGGGCCTGGGCACTCGTGACGATCTTCGCCGAGCGGACCTGCGGAAACGCCCTCACCCGCCGCAGCAGCAGCGTCCCGTCGGCTCCCGGACCCAAGAAGGCCGCCACCTCCACCTGCGACTCCATCTGCGCCAACGTGCGGTTGACGTTCAGCGTCAGCAGCAGCACCGAGCCCAACATCAGCAGCGTCAGCGTCATGGTGGTCAGGGTGGCGAAGGTGGCCGTGAGGTTGCCCCGCATGGAAAGCAGGGCTTGGCGAAAGTGGTAGGTCACGGCGTGCCTCGGGTGGGCACAGATGGCGTGGAGCAAAGGGCCGAAGGCCTTTTGACGCTCTGCGTTCTGCGCCCTGCACTCTGCCAGGCGCGCGGCGCCCTCACAGCGCGTACCCCCCATACGGATCGTCGCGGACCAGGCGTCCCTTGCGCAGGGTCAGGGTGCGGTGGCGAAATGTTTCCACGAGGTCGCGGGCGTGGGTGGCGACGACGACGGTGGTTCCGCGCAGGTTGACGTTTTGCAGGACCTTCAGGACCTCGCGGCTGTGGTCGGGGTCGAGGTTGCCGGTGGGCTCGTCGGCGAGCAGCAGGGGTGGGTCGGCAACGATGGCCCGGGCGATGGCGACGCGCTGCTGCTCGCCCTGGGAGAGTTGTACGGGCAGGGCCAGCTTCTTGTGTTCCAGCCCCACGGTCCGTAGCGCCGTGTTCACGCGGCCCGGCCACTCGCGGCCTGGCACGCCGGTCACCCGCAGGGTAAAGGCCACGTTGTCGTAGGCGTTGAGGTGTTCGAGCAGCAGGTTGTCCTGAAACACCGTGCCGATGCGCCGGCGCAGCAGGGCCGTCCGGCGGCCCTTGTAGCGCGTCAGCGGCTCGCCCGCCACCCGGACCTCCCCGCGTGAGGGCAGGGCGCGCTTGAGGACCAGGTTCATAAAGCTGCTCTTGCCCGCGCCTGAGTGGCCAACCAGGTACACGAACTCGCCCTTCTGAACCTCCAGGCTCAGGTCGTCGAGGGCCAGGGTGCGGGTCACGGGGTATTCGAGCGTCACGTGCCGGAACGTGATCATCGGGGGGCACCGCCGACGCTGCCCAGGGCGGGGGCGGCGGAAAAGGGCCAGGGAGACGCGTGGATCATGCTTGCGGCCCAGCATAGCCCAGCACCCTCTCCGGAAGCCTTCAGCCTTCCGCTCTCGTCTGCGGAAGGCCGGCCGCCTCTCCGTCACTTCCGTTTCAAATCTCCTTCACGTGTTCGCCCTATGCTGACCGGGTGAACCGGAACCGTACCTTGCTCGTGGCGGGTGCCCTCGCCGCCACCACCGCCGTCGGATACGCGCAGATCAGCGCGTATTCGCAGGCCGAGCTGCTGAAGTCCAAGACGGGCCAAGCGTTCTTGCAGGTCATTGGAGACCTGAACCAGTATTACCTCTACCCGGTGGATCAGGAAAAGCTGCTGCGCGGCGCGATCAACGGAGCCATCGGCAGCCTGAACGACGAATTCACCTACTACAGTGAACCCGACAACAACGCGGTAGACGCCCAGAACCTGAACGGTGAGTTCGGGGGCATCGGTGTGCAGCTCACCGCCGCCAACTCCGACGGCACGGGCGGCAAGGTCGATAATGTATTCAAGGGCGGCGCGGCGGCCAACGCCGGCGTACAGATCGGCGACGTGTTCGTCAAGATCGCCGACACCGAGGTGCTGCAGAGCAAGCTCGACGAGATCGTGCGCCTGGTGCGCGGTCCTGAAGGGTCCACCGTCAGCGTGACGTTTAGCCGCAATGGCAAGCCCTACGCGGTCAGGATGGAGCGGCGCAAGGTTACCATCGTGAGCGTCGAGGAGACCATGTTGCCCGGCAATGTGGGGTACATCGCGCTGAACACCTTCTACAACGAGAAGGCCGCCGAGCAGTTCCGCGCCGCCGTGGCCGACATGAAGAAGAAGAACGTGTCCAAGCTGATCCTGGACCTGCGCGACAACGGGGGCGGGCTGCTCAGTGCGGGCGTGGACGTGGCGGACCAGTTCCTGGGGACGGGGAATATCGTGACCCTGCGTGACCGCAACAAGAAGACCGAGGTCTACGGCAAGGCCACCAAGACGGCCAGCGACTACACCGGCAGGCTGATGGTGCTGGTCAACAAGAACAGCGCCAGCGCCAGCGAGGTCGTGTCGGGAGCGCTGCAAGACGAGAAGCGGGCCACCATCGTGGGTGAGCAGACCTTCGGCAAGGGCGTGGCTCAGATTCCCATCGACACGGTGGACGGCGGCAAGGTCGCCATCGTGGCCAACGAGTGGCTTACGCCCCTGGGCCGCCAGATTCACAAGAAGGGCATTGCCCCCGATGTGGTGGTCGTCGACACCCGTTACACCGCGCCTCTGAACTTCACGGGCGGCGGCCTGAAGCCGGGGGCCAAGATCAGCCTGACGGTGGACGGCAAGCCCGTGACCGTGACGGCCGACAAGGACGGCAAGTTCACCTACACCGGCGAGGTCAAGCGCCCCAGCCGCAGCGCCAGCCAGGGCGAGGCGGCGGTGGACCTACAGGGCGACGCCATCCTGAAAAAGGCGCTGGACCTGCTGAAGTAGGCGGCCGCGCGCCGCGCAAGCCCGCTGCCTCTGGTCCGCAAGACAACCGCGTTGCCGCGTCTCCTCTGAGAAAGGGAGCGCGGCAACGCGGCTTTCCTCTGGATCCGCCGCTCGCTTCTACCCCACCTGGCGAGAAGGCTCGCCCTCCTCCGGGAGGCGCG is a genomic window containing:
- the ftsE gene encoding cell division ATP-binding protein FtsE; protein product: MITFRHVTLEYPVTRTLALDDLSLEVQKGEFVYLVGHSGAGKSSFMNLVLKRALPSRGEVRVAGEPLTRYKGRRTALLRRRIGTVFQDNLLLEHLNAYDNVAFTLRVTGVPGREWPGRVNTALRTVGLEHKKLALPVQLSQGEQQRVAIARAIVADPPLLLADEPTGNLDPDHSREVLKVLQNVNLRGTTVVVATHARDLVETFRHRTLTLRKGRLVRDDPYGGYAL
- a CDS encoding S41 family peptidase, producing MNRNRTLLVAGALAATTAVGYAQISAYSQAELLKSKTGQAFLQVIGDLNQYYLYPVDQEKLLRGAINGAIGSLNDEFTYYSEPDNNAVDAQNLNGEFGGIGVQLTAANSDGTGGKVDNVFKGGAAANAGVQIGDVFVKIADTEVLQSKLDEIVRLVRGPEGSTVSVTFSRNGKPYAVRMERRKVTIVSVEETMLPGNVGYIALNTFYNEKAAEQFRAAVADMKKKNVSKLILDLRDNGGGLLSAGVDVADQFLGTGNIVTLRDRNKKTEVYGKATKTASDYTGRLMVLVNKNSASASEVVSGALQDEKRATIVGEQTFGKGVAQIPIDTVDGGKVAIVANEWLTPLGRQIHKKGIAPDVVVVDTRYTAPLNFTGGGLKPGAKISLTVDGKPVTVTADKDGKFTYTGEVKRPSRSASQGEAAVDLQGDAILKKALDLLK
- a CDS encoding cell division protein FtsX, yielding MTYHFRQALLSMRGNLTATFATLTTMTLTLLMLGSVLLLTLNVNRTLAQMESQVEVAAFLGPGADGTLLLRRVRAFPQVRSAKIVTSAQALDEMTRDYPYVREAAQLAGNPFPDTLRMRVGRVEDSRTVAAAVSTLAGVDDVEYGAGYVDQTVRTLTAVRGAAYALVGLLLLGTLFNILNAVRVAMYARRSEISVMRLLGATRGFIRMPHVIEGVLLGLSASVLALALLTPTYLELSSRVRLFAPVFPVVRDLQSLVPILGGVGLLGVLMGLIGSLFASRRYLRELE